The window ATTTCTGTAAAATCTGGTATACCAGTTGAAGTACCAGCTTTCGCTGTTAACAAGGTTTGTGGTTCTGGATTAAGAGTTGTATCATTAGCAGCTCAATGTATTAAGGCTGGAGACGCAGACATTATTGTTTGTGGAGGAACTGAAAATATGTCTAAGTCACCATATGTTTTACCTAACGAGAGATGGGGACAAAGAATGGGTAATGGAAAAGTAGTAGATGTAATGATCAATGATGGTCTATGGGATGCTTTCAATGATTACCATATGGGTATAACAGCTGAAAATGTAAACGAAAAATATGGTGTAACTAGAGAAGATCAAGATGAATTAGCACTTAATTCTCAACTAAGAGCTGAAAAAGCTGTTAAAGAAGGTAGATTTAAAGATGAGATAGTTCCAGTAGTTGTTAAAACAAGAAAAGGTGAAGTAGTAGTAGATACTGATGAGTATCCTAAATTTGGTATGACTGCTGAAAAACTAGCAAAATTAAGACCAGCTTTCAAAAAAGATGGATCAGTTACTGCGGGGAATGCATCGGGAATCAACGATGGAGCAGCAGCTTTTGTGGTTATGAGTGCAGAAAAAGCTAAAGAATTAGGAGTTACACCAATAGCTAAAATTCGTTCATATGGTTCAAAGGGAGTAGATCCTTCAATCATGGGAGTTGCGCCTATTGGAGCTTGTCAAGTGGCCCTTGATAAAGGTGGTTTAACAATAGAAGATATCGATCTAATAGAGTGTAATGAAGCTTTTGCTGCACAAAGTGTTGCAGTATCAAGAGAATTAGGATTTGATAAATTCATGGATAGAGTAAACGTTAATGGAGGAGCTATTGCCCTTGGTCATCCAATTGGCTGTTCAGGTGCAAGAATTCTTGTTACACTAATTCATGAAATGCAAAAGAGAGATTCTAAAACTGGTTTAGCTACACTTTGTATAGGTGGCGGAATGGGAACTAGTTTAATCGTAGAAAGAGACTAATAGTATTGTAGAACAATATTCAAA is drawn from Maledivibacter sp. and contains these coding sequences:
- a CDS encoding acetyl-CoA C-acetyltransferase, whose amino-acid sequence is MRDVVIASAVRTPIGAFGGALKDVPAVELGTIVVKEALERAGVNPADVDEVIMGHVLQAGQGQNTARQISVKSGIPVEVPAFAVNKVCGSGLRVVSLAAQCIKAGDADIIVCGGTENMSKSPYVLPNERWGQRMGNGKVVDVMINDGLWDAFNDYHMGITAENVNEKYGVTREDQDELALNSQLRAEKAVKEGRFKDEIVPVVVKTRKGEVVVDTDEYPKFGMTAEKLAKLRPAFKKDGSVTAGNASGINDGAAAFVVMSAEKAKELGVTPIAKIRSYGSKGVDPSIMGVAPIGACQVALDKGGLTIEDIDLIECNEAFAAQSVAVSRELGFDKFMDRVNVNGGAIALGHPIGCSGARILVTLIHEMQKRDSKTGLATLCIGGGMGTSLIVERD